TTCAGTAATTCCCAGGGGATGTGAACCCATGAAGCTTCGCTCGCTCCTCTATCTTCTCATCTTTCCCGCATGGGAGTTCCTGCTCATGATTTTGCTCCCCCCAGAATACTACGTCGGGGCTTCTTGCCTTCAGACTCATCCCTATCCAATCTGCAGCTTCCACTTTAGCCCATCAGCAACTTTTGTCCTTCTCGTAATAGCACCGTTTCTAATTTCAATTATCCTTGGCCTCTGGAAGGAATGGAGTGAACTCGTGGCGTTTGGAGTCCCTTCGCTTGCCCTCGTTTTAATAGCAGTCATCCTCCTGTATCTCTTCGATGGGTCATTGATTTCCTTCCTCGTGCCTGCAACAGTCTCGGTGGTCCTGTACAGCCTCCCACGGATAAAAAGAGCGGAAAGGCCAATATGGATAGCCACGTCACTCATAGTCTTGTTTATTCTCTGCACTATGGTATGGAGTGGAACCTCCGTTTCGGTGTGAAATATTTCACTCCTCCCCGAAAATCCTCTCCACGAACCACTTCTCGTCGAAGGGCCTTAGGTCGTCGTAGCCCTGGCCGACGCCGACGAAGAGTATCGGCGCTCCAATGGCGTGGCTTATGCTCAGCGCCGCCCCACCCCTGGCATCTGCGTCGAGCTTCGTCAAAATCACGCCGTCTATCCTAACCGCCTCGTTGAACTGTTTTGCCTGCTCGACGACGGAGTTTCCGCCGAGGGAGTCGCCGACGAATATGACGAGGTCCGGCTTGGTAACCCTCGCTATCTTCTTCATCTCGTCCATGAGGTTCCTGTTGAGCTCGTTCCTTCCGGCGGTGTCGATGAGGACCACATCAATTCCCCTGGCCTTCGCGTGCTGGATCGCGTCGTAGGCGACGGCGGCTGGATCGGCGCCGTAGGAGTGTTTTATGACCTTGACACCAACCCTTTTCGCGTGCTCCTCCAGCTGCTCTATTGCACCGGCCCTGAAGGTATCGCTCGCCGCGATGACGACCGAAAGGCCGTTCTTCTTGAGCCCGTGGGCGAGCTTGGCTATGGTGGTGGTCTTTCCGGAGCCGTTGAAGCCGACGAAGGCTATGACGAAGGGCTTCTCCTCCTTTGATTTGATCATCTCAATGAGGTCTATCCTCTTCTCGGGGGTGAGGATCTCGGTTATCGCCTCGCGGAGGGCCTCCTCGATGATTTTCCCCTTGTTCGTTCCGACCCTTACCTTTCTCCCGACGAGCTTCTCCTTTATCTTCTCCCTGAGGGCTTCAACCGTCTCAAGGGCAACGTCCGCCTCGAGGAGCTCCAGCTCAAGCTCATCGAGGGCGTCCTCGATGTCCTTCTCCTTTATTTCGACCTGGAGGAGCCGCTCTATGAACCCTTTCTTCTCCTCAGTTTCTTCGGGGGTTTTCTTCTCAACGACCTTTTCCTCTTCCTCTATCTTCTCCTCGACGGTCTGTGTGAACTTTTTGAGCTTCTCCCTGAGCTTTCCAAACATCTTCACCACCTGATTAGCGGGCGGCTCTTTCCTATATAATAGTTATGAACGCCCTCGGCGATAGCTGGTGTCATCATACCTCAGACCCGAAGCCACTCGTCATCGGGCGAACCACCTTGTCTCTGCGGTTTATAAATTCTCCCGCTTCAGTCAGTATCTCCTGATGTAGGTTTTACTCCCCACGACCTTCCCTTCCTCAAGGCGCATCACATCCACCTGCTCGAAACCGACGGTCTCCCTCTTGTATGCGATTAGATAATCGATGAATTCCTTAATTCCATAGCGCGCTATCGAGTCCTTGACATACTTCTGCTCGTAGAGGAGGATGAGTTTGTCCCTGTGCCCCGCGAGCCAGCGGTGGAGCTTCTCCCGTTCCGCCTTCGGGCGCGAGAGGGGATTGACTATCAGGTAGACCTCGAAGTCGTCGCTCTCAAAGGGCGAACCGATGTAGACGTCACCGTTCACCTGAAACGGCAGGTATTCTGCAAGCACGCGCCTTCCGCCCCTGCTCCAGGCATTGATGTATATTCTCGCAAGTCTCTTCCCGTCTCCAGTTATTAAAACGGCTCCCGAATCCAGTTCGGCTAGTTCCTTCAGCATGGTCATCACAAAAAACTTTTACCGGATGGTTAAAATCCTTTCCCAAATTTTCGGTTTTCAGGGGACCGCAAACTATATATTCCATGCAGGGGGTATCCTTTTGAAAACTCGCGGGGTGTTACTATGAAGAAGTGGCTGAGTCTGTTTTTAATCGGCCTCCTGGCCATAAGCGTCGTGGCCAGCGGCTGTATCTCCTCCGGTGGAGAAGAGTCCAAAACGGGTGCCATTGCCATCGTTTACGACGTCGGTGGCAGGGGTGACCTGAGCTTCAACGATATGGCCTATCTCGGTGCCAGCAAGGCCGCCAAGGACTTTAACCTCGACCTCGTTGAGCTTCAGAGCAACAGCGAGGATGACTACGTCGAGAACCTTCGCACCCTTGCCAGCGAAGGGAAGTACGCCGTTATCATCGCCGTTGGTTTCATGATGACCGATGCCGTTAAGCAGGTTGCGAGCGAGTATCCGGACCAGAAGTTCGCAATCATAGATGGTTCTGACCCCGAAATGCCCGACAACGTTATGATGATCCTCTTCAAGGAGAACGAGGGTTCGGCCCTCGCCGGAGCCCTTGCAGGCCTTATCGCGGCCAACGACGGTAAGGACAAGGTTGGAATAGTTCTCGGTATGGAGATTCCGGTTCTCTACAAGTTCGAGGCCGGCTACCGCTTTGGCGTCAAGTGGGCCGAGGACTACTACAAGCAGAAGGAGGGCAAGGACGTTAACATAGACGTCCTCTACCAGTACACCGGCTCTTTCGGAGACGCCGCCAAGGGTAAGGCCGCGGCCCAGGCTCAACTCAGCCAGGGTGCGTGGGTTATCTACCAGGTGGCTGGAGGAACGGGACTCGGTGTCTTCGATGCCGTTGAAGAGGCCCTCAAGGCCCAGAACAAGAAGATGGGTCCGCCGTTTGCCATCGGTGTCGATTCAGCCCAGGACTGGATAAAGCCGGGCGTTATAATCGCCTCAATGACGAAGCGCGTTGACGTCGGTGTGTACACCGCCGTTAAGGATGCCGTTGAGGGCACTTTCAAGGGCGGTGTTGTCGAGCTTGGCCTCGAGGAGGGCGGTGTTGGTCTCAGCACCGTCGACGACGTCATGGCCATGTTCGACTCCCTCCCTGAAGACACCCAGAAGCAGAAGCTTAAGGACCTCGGCTTCAACAGCAGGGACGAGCTCAAGCAGTACCTCGAGCAGACCAGGGGCCAGGTTCCTGACTGGATATGGGACGCCGTCAAGCAGCTCCAGGACAAGATAGTCAGCGGCGAGATCAAGGTTCCCGCCCCGATGGACAAGGACGGCATAGAGAAGGTCAGGCAGGCCAAGACCTGGCAGGACATGCAAGAGCTCGCCCAGTGAACATTTACTTTTTTCTCTCAACTTTCTTAGCATAGGGGGTGTGGCAATGGGGACAACGGAGAGAAGGCCGATAATCGAGATGAAGGGAATAGTTAAGGTGTACCCTGACGGCACGAGGGCCCTCAAGGGTGTTGATCTTACGGTTAATAAAGGCGAGATTTTGGGTCTCCTCGGTGAGAACGGTGCCGGAAAAACTACGCTCATGAAGATCCTCTTTGGTATGCTCCAACCCACCTCCGGTAAAATTTTCATCAACGGGGAGGAGGTTCGCTTTAAGAGCCCGTCCGATGCCATATCCAAGGGCATCGGCATGGTTCACCAGCACTTCACGCTCGTTGAGGTTTTCGACGCCCTCCACAACATAATCCTCGGAATGGAGGGCCACGGACTGTTCTCAAAGATAGACGTTGAGAGGGCAAGGAAAAAGCTCCAGAAGCTTATGGACGACCTGAACTTTCAGGTGCCGCTGGATATTCCCGTTGAGGATCTCCCCGTCGGCGTCCAGCAGAGGATTGAGATACTGAAGATGCTCTACCGCGACGTCGACGTGCTCATTCTCGACGAACCAACGGCGGTGCTGACCCCCATAGAGGTCGAGGAGCTTTTCAGGGTTCTGAGGCAGCTCAAGGCTGAGGGTAAGACGATAATTTTCATCAGCCACAAGCTCAACGAGGTTCTTGAACTCACCGACCGCGTCACGGTAATCAGAAAGGGAGAGGTCGTGGGGACGGTCAACACGAATGAGGCTACTCCCCAACTCCTTGCAAGGATGATGGTAGGCAGGGACGTTGTCCTCAGGATAGAGAAGCCCCCAAAGGAGGCGGGAGAGCCGATACTCAAGGTGGAGAACCTCAAGGTCATGGGAGACCGCGGTGAGGTGGCAGTCAAAAACCTCTCCTTCGAGGTTCGCGCCGGCGAGATATTCGGCATAGCCGGCGTTGAGGGCAACGGACAGACCGAGCTTATAGAGGCCATATCCGGACTCA
The sequence above is drawn from the Thermococcus pacificus genome and encodes:
- the ftsY gene encoding signal recognition particle-docking protein FtsY; the protein is MFGKLREKLKKFTQTVEEKIEEEEKVVEKKTPEETEEKKGFIERLLQVEIKEKDIEDALDELELELLEADVALETVEALREKIKEKLVGRKVRVGTNKGKIIEEALREAITEILTPEKRIDLIEMIKSKEEKPFVIAFVGFNGSGKTTTIAKLAHGLKKNGLSVVIAASDTFRAGAIEQLEEHAKRVGVKVIKHSYGADPAAVAYDAIQHAKARGIDVVLIDTAGRNELNRNLMDEMKKIARVTKPDLVIFVGDSLGGNSVVEQAKQFNEAVRIDGVILTKLDADARGGAALSISHAIGAPILFVGVGQGYDDLRPFDEKWFVERIFGEE
- a CDS encoding BMP family lipoprotein produces the protein MKKWLSLFLIGLLAISVVASGCISSGGEESKTGAIAIVYDVGGRGDLSFNDMAYLGASKAAKDFNLDLVELQSNSEDDYVENLRTLASEGKYAVIIAVGFMMTDAVKQVASEYPDQKFAIIDGSDPEMPDNVMMILFKENEGSALAGALAGLIAANDGKDKVGIVLGMEIPVLYKFEAGYRFGVKWAEDYYKQKEGKDVNIDVLYQYTGSFGDAAKGKAAAQAQLSQGAWVIYQVAGGTGLGVFDAVEEALKAQNKKMGPPFAIGVDSAQDWIKPGVIIASMTKRVDVGVYTAVKDAVEGTFKGGVVELGLEEGGVGLSTVDDVMAMFDSLPEDTQKQKLKDLGFNSRDELKQYLEQTRGQVPDWIWDAVKQLQDKIVSGEIKVPAPMDKDGIEKVRQAKTWQDMQELAQ
- a CDS encoding ABC transporter ATP-binding protein; this translates as MGTTERRPIIEMKGIVKVYPDGTRALKGVDLTVNKGEILGLLGENGAGKTTLMKILFGMLQPTSGKIFINGEEVRFKSPSDAISKGIGMVHQHFTLVEVFDALHNIILGMEGHGLFSKIDVERARKKLQKLMDDLNFQVPLDIPVEDLPVGVQQRIEILKMLYRDVDVLILDEPTAVLTPIEVEELFRVLRQLKAEGKTIIFISHKLNEVLELTDRVTVIRKGEVVGTVNTNEATPQLLARMMVGRDVVLRIEKPPKEAGEPILKVENLKVMGDRGEVAVKNLSFEVRAGEIFGIAGVEGNGQTELIEAISGLRKVSGGRIYLNGKDITGKTPRELYDMGMAHVPEDRTHMGLILDMTVTENSVLGLHWRPKFQRFKGVIHWGKVRKHAQALIEQFDISAPGTEAPVKSLSGGNQQKLIVAREVSKEPVFIIAAQPTRGVDVASTEYIRNYLVKLRNEGKAVLLVSADLDEVLQLSDRMGIIYEGEFMGVVKPEEVTTEEIGMMMGGIRYEEIRK